One stretch of Glycine soja cultivar W05 chromosome 7, ASM419377v2, whole genome shotgun sequence DNA includes these proteins:
- the LOC114420617 gene encoding G-type lectin S-receptor-like serine/threonine-protein kinase SD2-5, whose protein sequence is MENQKIKVAQVIQQMGESGLKPIAFAYTQRDGEQLRQEELILLGLIGLKCTTSLQSIKLPLENVKNDANIQMKLVPKDDIMGVKHIASGLGLEQAIVHEGRKVINLNEEASIQSGSVHVMANLHPEDKLLRYIDFLLMSTWLMVHWINGYSTRPKRNLCWIGIQENMLLDDNFKVKVFDFGLAKLMKCEQSHVFTTLRGTRGYLAPEWITNCAILEKSDVYSYGMVLLEIIGGRKNYDPSETSKKSYFPSFAFKMVEEGNVIEILDSKVETYENDQRVHIVGNVALWCIQEDMSLRPSMTKVVQMLEGLCTVHKPPTCFVLGSRFSSTSEVGTSSGPSDCNSEANLSAVRLSGPR, encoded by the exons ATGGAAAATCAGAAGATCAAAGTTGCCCAAGTGATTCAACAGATGGGGGAGTCTGGCCTTAAGCCAATTGCTTTTGCTTATACACAAAGAGATGGAGAACAACTTCGGCAAGAAGAACTGATCTTGTTAGGACTGATAGGTCTCAAATGCACTACTAGTCTTCAATCCATAAAATTACCTttggaaaatgtaaaaaatgatgCAAATATACAGATGAAACTGGTCCCGAAGGATGACATCATGGGAGTGAAACACATAGCTTCTGGACTAGGACTAGAACAGGCTATTGTGCATGAAGGaagaaaagttataaatttgaatgaggaaGCTAGTATACAAAGTGGATCAGTCCATGTAATGGCAAACTTGCATCCTGAAGACAAACTTCTACGATACATAGACTTCTTGCTTATGAGTACATGGCTAATGGTTCATTGGATAAATGGATATTCAACAAGACCAAAGAGGAATTTGTGTTGGATTGGGATACAAG AAAACATGCTCCTAGATGATAATTTCAAGGTCAAGGTTTTTGATTTTGGTTTGGCTAAGCTTATGAAATGTGAACAAAGCCATGTTTTCACAACACTTAGAGGCACTAGAGGGTATCTTGCACCTGAGTGGATCACAAACTGTGCCATATTAGAGAAAAGTGATGTTTATAGCTATGGTATGGTGTTGCTAGAGATCATTGGGGGGAGGAAAAACTATGATCCCAGTGAAACCTCAAAGAAATCCTATTTCCCATCTTTTGCTTTTAAGATGGTGGAAGAAGGGAATGTGATAGAGATTCTTGACTCAAAGGTGGAAACTTATGAAAATGATCAAAGGGTTCACATTGTTGGGAATGTTGCATTGTGGTGCATACAGGAAGACATGTCTCTTAGGCCTTCCATGACCAAAGTTGTCCAAATGTTAGAGGGTTTATGCACTGTTCATAAGCCACCAACTTGTTTTGTCTTAGGTTCTCGATTTTCTTCAACTAGTGAGGTTGGCACTTCTTCAGGGCCATCAGATTGTAACAGTGAAGCCAATCTTTCTGCTGTTCGGCTTTCAGGGCCAAGATAA